From one Lolium rigidum isolate FL_2022 chromosome 4, APGP_CSIRO_Lrig_0.1, whole genome shotgun sequence genomic stretch:
- the LOC124707814 gene encoding coatomer subunit delta-1 translates to MVVLAASIISKSGKALVSRQYVDMSRIRIEGLLAAFPKLVGTGKQHTYLETESVRYVYQPIEGLYLLLITNKQSNILEDLDTLRLLSKLVPEYSALDEDSICKTAFELIFAFDEAISLGNKENVTVQQVKQYCEMESHEEKAHKLMMQSKINDTKDIMKKRANELDKIRMEKGKLDKGYSSISGPRVIEKNFSDMNITGTGFGSGSSVSTDMDSFVSKPKGRPSAAAAAPGKGLGMKLGKSQKTNQFIESLKAEGEVILEDAQPSSVSRSSPLLPSDPITVTIEEKLNVTVKRDGGVNNFDVQGTLALQVINDADGFIQLQIENQDVSGLSFKTHPNINKELFNSQQIVGAKDPNRPFPSGQNETPLVKWRIQGMNESSLPLSVNCWPSVSGNETYVNIEYEASEMFDLNNVVITIPLPALREAPTVKQIDGEWKYDPRNSVLEWSILLIDQSNRSGSMEFIVPPADPSTFFPISIGFAASNTFSDLKVTGINPLKEGNPPKYAQRVRLVASNYQIV, encoded by the exons ATG GTGGTTCTTGCTGCTTCCATTATCTCGAAGTCCGGAAAAG CACTTGTTTCAAGACAATATGTTGATATGTCTCGAATAAGGATAGAAGGATTACTTGCAGCATTCCCAAAACTTGTTGGGACTGGGAAGCAGCACACTTACCTTGAGACTGAAAGTGTTCGTTATGTTTATCAACCTATTGAAGGCCTATATCTGCTCCTTATCACAAACAAGCAAAGTAATATTCTTGAAGATCTGGACACACTGAGGCTACTATCCAAGCTT GTGCCTGAATACTCCGCACTGGATGAGGACTCAATCTGTAAAACAGCATTTGAGCTTATATTTGCATTTGACGAAGCAATCTCTCTTGGAAACAAGGAAAATGTAACAGTGCAACAAGTCAAACAATACTGTGAGATGGAGAGCCATGAAGAGAAGGCACACAAGCTGATGATGCAGAGCAAAATTAATGACACTAAGGATATCATGAAGAAGAGAGCTAATGAGCTGGACAAAATCAGG ATGGAGAAAGGCAAACTTGACAAAGGATACTCGTCAATTTCTGGTCCCCGTGTAAttgaaaaaaatttcagcgacaTGAATATCACTGGTACTGGCTTTGGAAGTGGTTCAAGTGTGAGCACTGATATGGACTCATTTGTTAGTAAACCCAAAG GTCGTCCgtcagcagcagctgctgctcctGGTAAAGGTTTGGGTATGAAGTTAGGCAAATCCCAGAAGACAAATCAGTTCATAGAATCTTTGAAAGCTGAAGGAGAAGTCATATTGGAGGATGCACAACCAAGTTCAGTTTCAAGGTCCTCACCTCTTCTACCAAGCGATCCCATCACAGTGACTATTGAAGAGAAGCTTAATGTAACAGTCAAAAGAGATGGAGGTGTTAATAACTTTGATGTGCAAGGGACCCTTGCTCTTCAGGTCATTAATGACGCAGATGGATTTATCCAGTTACAG ATTGAAAACCAAGATGTATCTGGACTTAGCTTCAAAACACACCCCAATATCAACAAGGAGTTATTTAACAGCCAGCAAATTGTTGGAGCAAAAGATCCAAACAGGCCTTTCCCAAGTGGTCAAAATGAAACACCACTTGTGAAGTGGAGAATCCAGGGCATGAATGAATCGTCTTTACCTCTGTCAG TTAACTGCTGGCCGTCGGTATCTGGAAATGAAACCTACGTCAACATTGAATATGAGGCTTCAGAGATGTTTGACTTAAACAATGTTGTCATAACTATTCCTCTGCCTGCACTACGGGAGGCTCCAACTGTCAAACAGATTGATGGAGAGTGGAA GTATGACCCAAGAAACTCTGTGTTGGAATGGTCCATTCTTCTCATTGACCAGTCAAACCGCAG TGGGTCTATGGAATTTATTGTTCCCCCAGCTGATCCGTCAACATTTTTCCCCATATCTATTGGATTTGCTGCATCCAATACTTTCAGCGACTTGAAG GTCACTGGAATCAATCCTCTGAAGGAAGGTAACCCTCCAAAGTATGCACAGAGGGTCCGCTTGGTTGCTTCTAACTATCAAATAGTCTGA